The following are from one region of the Heliangelus exortis chromosome 29, bHelExo1.hap1, whole genome shotgun sequence genome:
- the PNPO gene encoding pyridoxine-5'-phosphate oxidase, whose translation MDLGKLLRNYREEEETFEEQHLASRDPLEQFRFWFQEALGCPGIQEPNAMCLATCTRDGKPSARMVLLKGFGPEGFRFFTNHESRKGRELAENPFASLVFYWEPLCRQVRIEGSVRRLPEQESLEYFHSRPRSRQISVLVSRQSSVIPDREYLRKRRAELEERYREQEVPKPEYWGGYILQPDLLEFWQGQTSRLHDRIVFRRLREGSAPPGDMTHAGEGEWVYERFSP comes from the exons ATGGATTTGGGGAAACTGCTGAGGAACTAccgggaagaggaggag acctTCGAGGAGCAGCACTTGGCGTCCCGGGACCCGCTGGAGCAGTTCCGGTTCTGGTTCCAGGAGGCTTTGGGCTGCCCCGGGATCCAGGAGCCCAACGCCATGTGCCTGGCCACCTGCACCAG gGACGGGAAACCCTCGGCCCGGATGGTTCTGCTGAAGGGGTTCGGGCCCGAGGGGTTCCGGTTCTTCACCAACCATgagagcaggaagggcagggagctg GCAGAAAACCCGTTTGCATCACTGGTGTTCTACTGGGAGCCCCTCTGCAGGCAG GTTCGGATCGAGGGCTCCGTGCGGCGTCTCCCGGAGCAGGAATCCCTGGAATATTTCCATTCCCGGCCCAGGAGCCGGCAGATTTCCGTGCTGGTCAGCAGGCAGAGCTCCGTCATCCCTGACAGGGAG TacctgaggaagaggagggcgGAGCTGGAGGAGCGGTACCGGGAGCAGGAGGTGCCCAAACCCGAGTACTG GGGGGGTTACATCCTGCAGCCCGACCTCCTGGAGTTCTGGCAGGGCCAAACCAGCCGGCTCCACGACCGCATCGTGTTCCGGCGGCTGCGGGAAGGCTCCGCCCCGCCGGGGGACATGACCCACGCGGGGGAGGGCGAGTGGGTCTACGAACGCTTCTCCCCGTGA
- the CDK5RAP3 gene encoding LOW QUALITY PROTEIN: CDK5 regulatory subunit-associated protein 3 (The sequence of the model RefSeq protein was modified relative to this genomic sequence to represent the inferred CDS: inserted 1 base in 1 codon; deleted 2 bases in 1 codon): MESYQNVPIDIQTGKLLEWLVDRRHCHLKWQSRVQLIRQKIRAAMQDMPEHPEIRDLLEGSYLHYFHCLRIVEILKGTEASTRNLFGHYSSQRMKDWQEIVSLYEKENTYLAELSSLLVRSIRYEVPSLRKQIGRWQQAQEELGRREEECHLRAAELRDKFLSSCRQYGITGDNVREELLGQVRALPSLLDEVGAGARALPEAIELYQACLEFCCQSSPAEVVPLLRHVGRKGNTTVYEWKRGVQPLRVERPXLEEPPQPPKEDTIDWGDFTLEPPSQDLDLGITVESEPRCENSACALLGAFGGVLGGDPHLSEPPLPWQDGEGIDWGDSESQEVQIRVLEAGTEDPQGVARGSEALTLLENTETRNQFLDELMELELFLAQRWVEMGQEADVVAISQLQVAPAELQGLSRARVGSLLHSTREVLGKLSTPSMQHLFIILTSPRYVERVSELLGQRLRQAELLVAKGATMGQKRREALAEQGALEPKLDLLLERTKELQKLIEAEISKRYNGRPVNLMGVPV; this comes from the exons ATGGAG AGCTACCAGAACGTTCCCATCGACATCCAGACCGGCAAATTGCTGG agtGGCTGGTGGACAGGAGGCATTGTCACCTCAAGTGGCAGAGCCGGGTGCAGCTCATCCGGCAGAAGATCCGAGCGGCCATGCAGGACATGCCCGAGCACCCCGAGATCAGGGACCTGCTGGAGGGCTCCT ACCTCCACTACTTCCACTGCCTGAGGATCGTGGAGATCCTGAAGGGCACCGAGGCCTCCACCAGGAACCTTTTTGGCCACTACTCCTCCCAGCGCATGAAG gACTGGCAGGAGATCGTGTCCCTCTACGAGAAGGAGAACACCTACCTGG ctgagctctccagcctgctggTGAGGAGCATCAGGTACGAGGTCCCCTCCCTGAGGAAGCAGATCGGGAGGTGGCAGCAGGcgcaggaggagctggggcgGCGGGAGGAGGAATGTCACCTGCGGGCTGCTGAGCTCAGGGACAAgttcctcagctcctgcaggcagTATGGCATCACT GGTGACAACGTGcgtgaggagctgctgggccaGGTGagggctctgccctccctgctggaCGAGGTTGGGGCAGGAGCCAGAGCCCTGCCCGAGGCCATCGAGCTCTACCAGGCCTGTCTGGAGTTCTGCTGCcagag cagccctgcagag gtgGTCCCCTTGCTGAGGCAcgtggggaggaaggggaacaCCACAGTGTACGAGTGGAAGAGGGGGGTGCAGCCCCTCCGGGTGGAGAGAC CCCTGGaggagcccccccagccccccaaggAGGACACG ATTGATTGGGGGGACTTCACCCTGGAGCCCCCGAGCCAGGACCTGGATTTGGGGATCACGGTGGAGTCTGAGCCCAGGTGTGAGAACTCTGCCTGTGCCCTCCTGGGGGCttttgggggggtcctggggggtgACCCCCACCTCTCAGAGCCCCCTCTTCCTTGGCAGGATGGGGAGGGCATCGACTGGGGGGACTCTGAGAGCCAGGAGGTGCAGATCAGGGTGCTGGAGGCTGGCACTGAGG ACCCCCAGGGGGTTGCCCGTGGCTCGGAGGCTCTGACCCTGCTGGAGAACACGGAGACCAGGAACCAATTCCTGGATGAGCTGatggag cTGGAGCTGTTCCTGGCCCAGAGGTGGGTGGAGATGGGGCAGGAGGCTGACGTGGTGGCCATCAGCCAGCTCCAGGTGGCCCCggcagagctgcaggggctgagcagggccCGGGTGGGCTCCCTCCTGCACAGCACCCGGGAGGTCCTGGGGaagctcagcacccccagcatGCAGCATCTCTTCATCATCCTCACCTCCCCCAG GTACGTGGAGCGGGTGAgtgagctgctggggcagaggctgAGGCAGGCAGAGCTCTTGGTAGCCAAAGGGGCCACCATGGGCCAGAAACGTCGGGAGGccctggctgagcagggagcCCTGGAGCCCAAACTCGACCTCCTGCTGGAGAGGACCAAGGAGCTCCAGAAACTG ATTGAAGCAGAGATCTCCAAGCGTTACAATGGGCGACCTGTCAACCTGATGGGTGTCCCCGTGTGA
- the NFE2L1 gene encoding endoplasmic reticulum membrane sensor NFE2L1 isoform X2, with the protein MLSLKKYFTEGLIQFTILLSLIGVRVDVDTYLTSQLPPLREIILGQSSAYTQTQFHNLRNTLDGYGIHPKSVDLDYYFTARRLLNQVRALDRFQVPTTEVNAWLVHRDPENSVAGNQPNPGITLENSNGLQDGSNPDNGVRESGTEQGFGEELEDLGAVAAPGNGDLTKEDIDLIDILWRQDIDLGAGREIFDYSHRQKPESEADKERSDGRECGDGWRSAGREGLERNLLVDGETGESFPAQVPGGAEDQTALSLEECLRLLEATFPFGDNPEFPAADVSTLREAVPGESRARGSPSSLLSPLLPETESPFDLEQQWQDLMSIMEMQAMEVNTTTPEPLYNSTPGGDLLASNYSLAPTTPINQNVSLHQASLGSCSQDFSLFSSEMESPPMAGGSALLQLTPDNSTGLNTTFGSTNLSGIFFPPQLNATANETAGPELPDPLGGLLDEAMLDEISLMDLAIEEGFNPVQASQLEEEFDSDSGLSLDSGHSPASLSSSEASSSSSSSSSSSSSSSFSEEGAVGYSSDSENVDLEDAEGAVGYQPEYSKFCRMSYQDPSQLQYLPYLEHVGHNHTYNMAPGSLDPQEPKAPNANNANSNSAGGKKSAKEKPSEFLDKQLSRDEHRARAMKIPFTNDKIINLPVEEFNELLSKYHLSEAQLSLIRDIRRRGKNKMAAQNCRKRKLDTILNLERDVEDLQRDKSKLLREKVEFLKSIRQMKQKVQNLYQEVFGRLRDENGRPYSPSQYALQYSTDGSVILIPRAVAEQQARRQERKQKDRRK; encoded by the exons ATGCTCTCTCTGAAGAAATACTTCACTGAAGGCCTCATCCAGTTCACCATCCTGCTCAGCCTGATCGGCGTGCGCGTGGACGTGGACACTTACctcacctcccagctccccccacTCCGGGAAATCATCCTTGGCCAGAGCTCTGCTTACACCCAGACCCAGTTTCACAACCTGAGGAACACCTTGGATGGATATGGCATCCACCCAAAAAGTGTAGACCTGGACTATTACTTCACAGCTCGGAGGCTGCTCAACCAGGTGAGGGCCCTGGACAGGTTCCAGGTCCCCACCACAGAAGTCAACGCTTGGTTGGTCCACAGAGACCCCGAAAACTCTGTGGCTGGGAACCAACCCAACCCTGGGATCACTCTGGAGAACAGCAACGGCCTGCAGGATGGCAGCAATCCTGACAACGGGGTGAGGGAGAGCGGGACAGAGCAAGGATTTGGGGAAGAACTGGAAGATTTGGGAGCGGTGGCTGCGCCCGGCAACGGAGACCTGACCAAAGAG GACATCGATTTGATTGACATCCTGTGGAGACAGGATATTGATCTGGGCGCCGGGAGGGAGATTTTTGACTACAGCCACCGGCAGAAACCCGAGAGCGAGGCGGACAAAGAGCGGAGTGATGGGAGGGAGTGTGGGGATGGCTGGAGGAGTGCGGGgagagaggggctggagaggaacCTGCTAGTGGATGGAGAAACAGGGGAGAGCTTCCCTGCACAG GTGCCCGGTGGTGCAGAGGATCAGacagctctgtccctggaggaGTGCCTTAGGCTGCTGGAGGCCACCTTCCCTTTTGGGGACAACCCCGAG TTCCCAGCTGCGGATGTCTCCACCCTGAGGGAAGCTGTGCCCggggagagcagggccaggggcagccccagcagcctcctctctcctctcctgcctgagACCGAGTCACCTTTCGacctggagcagcagtggcaggaCCTCATGTCCATCATGGAAATGCAG GCCATGGAGGTGAACACCACCACCCCAGAACCCCTGTACAACAGCACCCCTGGAGGAGACCTGCTGGCTTCCAACTACAGCCTGGCCCCCACCACCCCCATCAACCAGAACGTCAGCCTGCATCAGgcctccctggggagctgctcccAGGATTTCTCCCTCTTCAGCTCCGAGATGGAAAGCCCCCCCATGGCGGGGGGCTCGGCCCTGCTCCAGCTGACGCCCGACAACTCCACCGGCCTCAACACCACCTTTGGCTCCACCAACCTCAGTGGGATCTTCTTCCCCCCACAGCTCAACGCCACGGCCAACGAGACGGCGGGTCCCGAGCTGCCAGACcccctgggggggctgctggacGAGGCCATGCTGGATGAGATCAGCCTGATGGACCTGGCCATCGAGGAGGGCTTCAACCCCGTCCAGGCCTCACAGCTGGAAGAGGAGTTCGACTCCGACTCGGGGCTTTCTCTGGATTCAGGCCACAGTCCCGCTTCCCTGAGCAGCTCCGAggcttcctcctcttcctcctcttcttcctcgtcctcttcctcctcctccttttccgAGGAGGGAGCCGTCGGCTACAGCTCAGACTCTGAGAACGTGGACTTGGAAGACGCGGAAGGGGCCGTGGGGTACCAGCCCGAGTACAGCAAGTTCTGCCGCATGAGCTACCAGGacccctcccagctccagtATTTGCCTTACCTGGAGCACGTCGGGCACAACCACACCTACAACATGGCCCCAGGGAGCCTGGACCCCCAGGAACCCAAAGCCCCCAACGCCAACAACGCCAACAGCAACAGCGCCGGCGGGAAAAAAAGCGCCAAGGAGAAACCCTCGGAGTTCTTGGACAAACAGCTGAGCAGGGACGAGCACCGAGCCCGGGCCATGAAAATCCCTTTCACCAACGACAAAATCATCAACCTGCCCGTGGAGGAGTTCAACGAGCTCCTCTCCAAGTACCACCTGAGCGAGGCTCAGCTCAGCCTCATCCGCGACATCCGCAGGAGGGGGAAGAACAAGATGGCCGCCCAGAACTGCCGCAAGAGGAAACTGGACACCATCCTCAACCTGGAGAGGGACGTGGAGGATCTGCAACGGGACAAATCCAAACTGCTCAGGGAGAAGGTGGAGTTCCTCAAATCCATCCGGCAGATGAAACAGAAAGTGCAGAACCTGTACCAAGAAGTCTTCGGGCGGCTGCGGGACGAGAACGGGCGCCCCTACTCCCCCAGCCAGTACGCCCTGCAGTACAGCACTGATGGCTCCGTCATCTTGATACCTCGGGCAGTGGCTGAGCAGCAGGccaggaggcaggagaggaaacAGAAGGACAGGAGGAAGTGA
- the NFE2L1 gene encoding endoplasmic reticulum membrane sensor NFE2L1 isoform X1, protein MLSLKKYFTEGLIQFTILLSLIGVRVDVDTYLTSQLPPLREIILGQSSAYTQTQFHNLRNTLDGYGIHPKSVDLDYYFTARRLLNQVRALDRFQVPTTEVNAWLVHRDPENSVAGNQPNPGITLENSNGLQDGSNPDNGVRESGTEQGFGEELEDLGAVAAPGNGDLTKEDIDLIDILWRQDIDLGAGREIFDYSHRQKPESEADKERSDGRECGDGWRSAGREGLERNLLVDGETGESFPAQATTPPVSPQVPGGAEDQTALSLEECLRLLEATFPFGDNPEFPAADVSTLREAVPGESRARGSPSSLLSPLLPETESPFDLEQQWQDLMSIMEMQAMEVNTTTPEPLYNSTPGGDLLASNYSLAPTTPINQNVSLHQASLGSCSQDFSLFSSEMESPPMAGGSALLQLTPDNSTGLNTTFGSTNLSGIFFPPQLNATANETAGPELPDPLGGLLDEAMLDEISLMDLAIEEGFNPVQASQLEEEFDSDSGLSLDSGHSPASLSSSEASSSSSSSSSSSSSSSFSEEGAVGYSSDSENVDLEDAEGAVGYQPEYSKFCRMSYQDPSQLQYLPYLEHVGHNHTYNMAPGSLDPQEPKAPNANNANSNSAGGKKSAKEKPSEFLDKQLSRDEHRARAMKIPFTNDKIINLPVEEFNELLSKYHLSEAQLSLIRDIRRRGKNKMAAQNCRKRKLDTILNLERDVEDLQRDKSKLLREKVEFLKSIRQMKQKVQNLYQEVFGRLRDENGRPYSPSQYALQYSTDGSVILIPRAVAEQQARRQERKQKDRRK, encoded by the exons ATGCTCTCTCTGAAGAAATACTTCACTGAAGGCCTCATCCAGTTCACCATCCTGCTCAGCCTGATCGGCGTGCGCGTGGACGTGGACACTTACctcacctcccagctccccccacTCCGGGAAATCATCCTTGGCCAGAGCTCTGCTTACACCCAGACCCAGTTTCACAACCTGAGGAACACCTTGGATGGATATGGCATCCACCCAAAAAGTGTAGACCTGGACTATTACTTCACAGCTCGGAGGCTGCTCAACCAGGTGAGGGCCCTGGACAGGTTCCAGGTCCCCACCACAGAAGTCAACGCTTGGTTGGTCCACAGAGACCCCGAAAACTCTGTGGCTGGGAACCAACCCAACCCTGGGATCACTCTGGAGAACAGCAACGGCCTGCAGGATGGCAGCAATCCTGACAACGGGGTGAGGGAGAGCGGGACAGAGCAAGGATTTGGGGAAGAACTGGAAGATTTGGGAGCGGTGGCTGCGCCCGGCAACGGAGACCTGACCAAAGAG GACATCGATTTGATTGACATCCTGTGGAGACAGGATATTGATCTGGGCGCCGGGAGGGAGATTTTTGACTACAGCCACCGGCAGAAACCCGAGAGCGAGGCGGACAAAGAGCGGAGTGATGGGAGGGAGTGTGGGGATGGCTGGAGGAGTGCGGGgagagaggggctggagaggaacCTGCTAGTGGATGGAGAAACAGGGGAGAGCTTCCCTGCACAG GCTACAACTCCTCCTGTCTCACCCCAGGTGCCCGGTGGTGCAGAGGATCAGacagctctgtccctggaggaGTGCCTTAGGCTGCTGGAGGCCACCTTCCCTTTTGGGGACAACCCCGAG TTCCCAGCTGCGGATGTCTCCACCCTGAGGGAAGCTGTGCCCggggagagcagggccaggggcagccccagcagcctcctctctcctctcctgcctgagACCGAGTCACCTTTCGacctggagcagcagtggcaggaCCTCATGTCCATCATGGAAATGCAG GCCATGGAGGTGAACACCACCACCCCAGAACCCCTGTACAACAGCACCCCTGGAGGAGACCTGCTGGCTTCCAACTACAGCCTGGCCCCCACCACCCCCATCAACCAGAACGTCAGCCTGCATCAGgcctccctggggagctgctcccAGGATTTCTCCCTCTTCAGCTCCGAGATGGAAAGCCCCCCCATGGCGGGGGGCTCGGCCCTGCTCCAGCTGACGCCCGACAACTCCACCGGCCTCAACACCACCTTTGGCTCCACCAACCTCAGTGGGATCTTCTTCCCCCCACAGCTCAACGCCACGGCCAACGAGACGGCGGGTCCCGAGCTGCCAGACcccctgggggggctgctggacGAGGCCATGCTGGATGAGATCAGCCTGATGGACCTGGCCATCGAGGAGGGCTTCAACCCCGTCCAGGCCTCACAGCTGGAAGAGGAGTTCGACTCCGACTCGGGGCTTTCTCTGGATTCAGGCCACAGTCCCGCTTCCCTGAGCAGCTCCGAggcttcctcctcttcctcctcttcttcctcgtcctcttcctcctcctccttttccgAGGAGGGAGCCGTCGGCTACAGCTCAGACTCTGAGAACGTGGACTTGGAAGACGCGGAAGGGGCCGTGGGGTACCAGCCCGAGTACAGCAAGTTCTGCCGCATGAGCTACCAGGacccctcccagctccagtATTTGCCTTACCTGGAGCACGTCGGGCACAACCACACCTACAACATGGCCCCAGGGAGCCTGGACCCCCAGGAACCCAAAGCCCCCAACGCCAACAACGCCAACAGCAACAGCGCCGGCGGGAAAAAAAGCGCCAAGGAGAAACCCTCGGAGTTCTTGGACAAACAGCTGAGCAGGGACGAGCACCGAGCCCGGGCCATGAAAATCCCTTTCACCAACGACAAAATCATCAACCTGCCCGTGGAGGAGTTCAACGAGCTCCTCTCCAAGTACCACCTGAGCGAGGCTCAGCTCAGCCTCATCCGCGACATCCGCAGGAGGGGGAAGAACAAGATGGCCGCCCAGAACTGCCGCAAGAGGAAACTGGACACCATCCTCAACCTGGAGAGGGACGTGGAGGATCTGCAACGGGACAAATCCAAACTGCTCAGGGAGAAGGTGGAGTTCCTCAAATCCATCCGGCAGATGAAACAGAAAGTGCAGAACCTGTACCAAGAAGTCTTCGGGCGGCTGCGGGACGAGAACGGGCGCCCCTACTCCCCCAGCCAGTACGCCCTGCAGTACAGCACTGATGGCTCCGTCATCTTGATACCTCGGGCAGTGGCTGAGCAGCAGGccaggaggcaggagaggaaacAGAAGGACAGGAGGAAGTGA
- the CBX1 gene encoding chromobox protein homolog 1 gives MGKKQNKKKVEEVLEEEEEEYVVEKVLDRRVVKGKVEYLLKWKGFSDEDNTWEPEENLDCPDLIAEFLQSQKTAHESEKSEGSKRKAESDSEDKGEESKPKKKKEESEKPRGFARGFEPERIIGATDSSGELMFLMKWKNSDEADLVPAKEANIKCPQVVISFYEERLTWHSYPSEDDDKKEDKN, from the exons atgggaaaaaaacagaacaagaagaaaGTGGAAGAGGTGttagaggaagaggaggaggagtatGTGGTGGAGAAGGTGCTGGATCGGCGAGTGGTGAAGGGGAAGGTGGAATATCTGCTGAAATGGAAAGGGTTCTCTGA TGAGGACAACACCTGGGAGCCAGAGGAGAACCTGGACTGCCCAGACCTCATTGCTGAGTTCCTGCAGTCCCAGAAAACGGCGCACGAGAGCGAGAAGTCCGAGGGCAGCAAACGCAAGGCTGAGTCTGACTCAGAGGACAAGGGGGAGGAGAGcaaaccaaagaagaaaaaggaggag tCGGAGAAGCCGCGCGGCTTTGCCCGGGGATTTGAGCCGGAGCGAATCATCGGTGCCACGGATTCCAGCGGGGAGCTCATGTTCCTGATGAAGTG gaagaaCTCAGACGAGGCTGACCTGGTCCCTGCCAAGGAAGCCAACATCAAGTGCCCACAGGTGGTCATCTCCTTCTACGAGGAGAGGTTGACATGGCATTCCTACCCCTCAGAGGATGATGACAAGAAAGAGGACaagaactaa